In Chryseobacterium salivictor, the DNA window TTTTATGGTGGCCACGGAATTGTAGGCGGACAGATTCCATTAGGAGCAGGAATTGCTTTTGGCGATAAATACTTTGACAGAAAAGCGGTAAATATCTGTTTCTTCGGAGATGGAGCTGCAAGACAGGGATCTCTTCATGAAACCTTCAACATGGCGATGAACTGGAAACTTCCAGTGGTTTTTGTCGTTGAGAATAATGGATATGCAATGGGAACTTCTGTAAAAAGAACTGCCAATCACGAAGATATCTATAAATTAGGATTAGGTTACGAAATGCCTTGCCTTGCGGTAGATGCAATGGATCCTGAGAAAGTGGCTGAGGCAGCTTTTGAGGCAATCGAAAGAGCAAGAAGAGGAGACGGGCCTACATTCATCGAAGCGAGAACTTATCGTTTCAGAGGACACTCTATGTCTGACGCAGAACCTTACAGAAGCAAAGAAGAAGTTGCGGAGTATAAAAAAGAAGACCCTATCGAAATCGTTAAGAAAAGAATCTTAGATAATAACTGGGCTACTGAAGACGAACTGATGGCGATGGATGATAAATCCAAAGATTTCGTTGAAGAATGTGTCGACTTTATGGAAAATTCTCCTTATCCGGATTTGGATAAAGTTTACGATTACGTTTATGCGCAGGAAGATTATCCTTTCATCAATAAATTAGAAAATAACTAAAAATAATTCATTTGAAATCTGATTTTTATTAAAGTCAGATTTCATCTATTGAATCTAAAATAACAGAATATTATGGCAGAAGTGATTACAATGCCCCGTCTTTCAGATACGATGACGGACGGTAAAGTGGCGAAATGGCACAAGAAAGTAGGAGATGCAGTAAAAGAAGGTGATATCTTGGCCGAAATCGAAACTGACAAAGCCGTACAGGATTTCGAATCAGAAGTGAATGGGACATTATTATTTATCGGTAC includes these proteins:
- the pdhA gene encoding pyruvate dehydrogenase (acetyl-transferring) E1 component subunit alpha, with protein sequence MKEFSKEVYLKWYEEMTMWRRFEDKCRSLYLKQKIRGFLHLYNGQEAIPAGFTHAMDLSKDSMITAYRCHIHPMAMGVDPKRILAELCGKATGTSGGMGGSMHIFSKEHRFYGGHGIVGGQIPLGAGIAFGDKYFDRKAVNICFFGDGAARQGSLHETFNMAMNWKLPVVFVVENNGYAMGTSVKRTANHEDIYKLGLGYEMPCLAVDAMDPEKVAEAAFEAIERARRGDGPTFIEARTYRFRGHSMSDAEPYRSKEEVAEYKKEDPIEIVKKRILDNNWATEDELMAMDDKSKDFVEECVDFMENSPYPDLDKVYDYVYAQEDYPFINKLENN